In Clarias gariepinus isolate MV-2021 ecotype Netherlands chromosome 1, CGAR_prim_01v2, whole genome shotgun sequence, one DNA window encodes the following:
- the peli3 gene encoding E3 ubiquitin-protein ligase pellino homolog 1 — MVLEGSSEALCPPPSLELRPSCNKSQPSPPLDSGSQSHDAIFPGDKEPIKYGELIVLGHNGSLAGGDKGRRRSRLALYKRPKANGVKPDVIHNVSTPLVSKALSNKSQHSISYTLSRSHSVIVEYTHDSNTDMFQIGRSTESMIDFVVTDMAGSSGQCQGQSQGGAGGDGGQSAQSTISRYACRIMCERSAPFTARIYAAGFDSSKNIFLGERAAKWRTSDGLMDGLTTNGVLVMHPAGDFVSEPTPGVWREISVCGNVFALRETRSAQQRGKLVENESNTLQDGSLIDLCGATLLWRSPSGLRRTPTLKQLESLRQELNAARPQCPVGFNTLAFPSLAQRATVDKKQPWVYMNCGHVHGYHNWGFRREKDKAVGAAERECPMCRKVGPYVPLWLGCEGGLYLDAGPPTHAFCPCGHVCSEKTAQGWSQIPLPHGTHAFHAACPFCGTWLTGQHGHVKLIFQGPVD; from the exons ATGGTTTTAGAAGGAAGCTCTGAGGCCCTGTGCCCTCCTCCGTCCCTGGAGTTGCGCCCATCATGCAACAAGAGCCAACCATCGCCCCCTCTAGACTCGGGCTCACAATCCCATGATGCCATATTCCCAGGTGACAAGGAACCCATCAAGTATGGAGAGCTGATCGTGCTGGG ACATAACGGTTCACTAGCTGGTGGTGATAAAGGGCGCAGGAGGAGTCGACTAGCCCTTTACAAGAGACCCAAAGCCAATGGCGTCAAACCTGATGTCATTCACAACGTATCCACACCTCTGGTGTCAAAG gcaCTGAGCAACAAAAGTCAGCACAGCATCTCCTACACACTGTCAAGGAGTCATTCTGTTATAGTAGAGTACACACATGACTCCAACACAGATATGTTTCAG ATTGGCCGTTCCACAGAGAGCATGATCGACTTCGTGGTGACAGATATGGCAGGCAGCAGCGGGCAGTGCCAAGGTCAGAGTCAGGGGGGTGCGGGAGGAGACGGGGGCCAGTCAGCACAAAGCACCATCTCTCGCTACGCTTGCCGCATCATGTGTGAGCGTAGTGCCCCCTTCACAGCCCGCATCTACGCTGCTGGCTTTGACTCCTCCAAAAACATCTTCCTCGGG GAGCGGGCGGCTAAATGGCGGACCTCAGACGGCTTGATGGATGGGCTCACCACCAACGGGGTGTTAGTGATGCATCCTGCGGGGGACTTCGTGTCTGAGCCTACTCCTGGGGTGTGGCGGGAGATATCAGTGTGTGGGAACGTCTTCGCACTGAGAGAGACACGCTCGGCTCAACAGAGAGGCAAACTG GTCGAGAATGAGTCAAACACACTGCAGGACGGCTCACTGATTGACCTGTGTGGTGCCACACTGCTGTGGCGAAGCCCAAGTGGCCTACGGCGCACGCCTACGCTCAAGCAGCTTGAGTCGCTGCGCCAGGAGCTGAATGCTGCACGTCCTCAGTGTCCTGTGGGCTTCAACACGCTGGCCTTCCCCAGCTTGGCGCAACGTGCCACCGTGGACAAGAAGCAGCCATGGGTCTACATGAACTGCGGTCACGTGCACGGCTACCACAACTGGGGCTTCCGCAGGGAGAAAGATAAGGCGGTGGGGGCAGCCGAGCGCGAGTGCCCCATGTGCAGGAAGGTGGGCCCTTACGTGCCCTTGTGGCTGGGCTGCGAGGGTGGCCTGTATCTGGACGCAGGTCCCCCAACACACGCTTTCTGCCCCTGTGGCCACGTGTGCTCAGAAAAAACAGCGCAAGGCTGGAGCCAGATCCCACTGCCCCACGGAACACACGCTTTCCACGCAGCATGCCCGTTCTGTGGCACGTGGCTCACTGGCCAGCACGGCCACGTCAAGCTCATCTTCCAAGGCCCCGTTGACTGA